Proteins from a genomic interval of candidate division WOR-3 bacterium:
- a CDS encoding type II toxin-antitoxin system HicA family toxin, translated as MNRRQLLIRLVDGSLNNVPFADMVKLIEGFGFRLRRTSGSHHIFAREGIPELINLQDARGQAKPYQIRQFLRLVERHNLKLEEQ; from the coding sequence GTGAATCGCAGACAACTCCTGATCCGCTTGGTCGATGGCTCGCTGAACAATGTCCCGTTTGCAGACATGGTCAAGCTGATCGAGGGATTCGGGTTCAGGCTCCGAAGAACCAGCGGCAGCCATCATATCTTCGCGCGCGAAGGCATCCCCGAGCTCATTAACCTCCAAGATGCGCGAGGTCAGGCGAAACCGTATCAGATACGACAGTTCCTGCGGTTGGTGGAGAGGCACAATCTGAAGCTTGAGGAACAATGA
- a CDS encoding helix-turn-helix domain-containing protein, whose protein sequence is MSRSKEMFRFTPEMGLRLRELRFREGMTQQELVVLMGRQGKGNHQLIGKVELGKAPYPSLGFVADYLRACRASFADIADLLNAYTFQPTVLEQRGYKRVRSLAKKLSWRVAGAVEKYDHHVLRAKLTTEPVRKRLARVRAYARGQEAQRQLNRLVETELSSAGIKPASVEAAWTRVYARKLWRLLTRSKDEHKLKPKLEELERWTADIGIEALPVRATLRERITALVDESIART, encoded by the coding sequence ATGAGCAGGTCGAAAGAGATGTTCAGGTTCACGCCCGAAATGGGATTGAGGCTGCGCGAACTCCGGTTCCGAGAAGGCATGACCCAGCAGGAGCTAGTGGTACTGATGGGGAGGCAAGGCAAAGGCAATCACCAACTCATCGGCAAGGTGGAGCTTGGCAAGGCCCCCTATCCTTCTCTCGGCTTTGTGGCCGACTATCTGCGGGCGTGCCGGGCCTCGTTCGCCGACATCGCCGACCTGCTCAATGCCTATACCTTTCAGCCCACCGTGCTGGAGCAGCGCGGGTACAAGCGGGTGCGGAGCCTCGCCAAGAAGCTGTCGTGGCGCGTGGCCGGAGCGGTCGAGAAGTACGACCATCACGTCCTGCGGGCCAAACTGACAACAGAGCCGGTACGCAAGCGACTTGCCCGCGTCCGGGCGTACGCGCGAGGCCAGGAAGCGCAACGCCAGCTGAATCGGCTGGTGGAGACTGAGCTCTCGTCCGCCGGCATCAAGCCGGCCTCAGTCGAGGCGGCCTGGACGCGAGTCTACGCGAGGAAGCTCTGGCGGTTACTCACTCGCAGCAAGGACGAGCACAAGCTCAAGCCCAAGCTTGAGGAACTGGAACGCTGGACGGCAGACATCGGGATCGAAGCCCTGCCGGTTCGGGCCACACTCCGCGAACGAATCACCGCGCTGGTCGACGAGAGTATAGCTCGGACCTAG
- a CDS encoding type II toxin-antitoxin system HicB family antitoxin yields MKDYHINIFYSEEDGGYIADIPDLDSCSAFGSTPEEALAEVEKAKAAWLSAAKRLRKPVPKPRYRPAIYQVAPVGVSR; encoded by the coding sequence ATGAAGGATTATCACATAAACATCTTCTACAGCGAAGAAGATGGCGGATACATAGCCGATATCCCGGACCTTGATTCCTGCTCGGCGTTCGGCAGCACGCCTGAGGAGGCGCTAGCCGAGGTCGAGAAGGCCAAGGCTGCTTGGCTGTCGGCTGCCAAGCGCCTGCGCAAACCGGTTCCAAAGCCGCGCTATCGGCCAGCCATCTACCAAGTCGCCCCGGTTGGCGTGTCGAGATAG